In Thermodesulfobacteriota bacterium, a genomic segment contains:
- a CDS encoding methyltransferase domain-containing protein, protein MSTIQGRTVNKEELEVKVKEMYREVAQNPHGNFHFETGRGLAEKLGYPSVDLDKIPEEAIDSFAGVGYHFDIANIKQGERVLDLGSGSSMDVLFAALKAGKNGKVVGIDMTDEQLKKAEDLRDRFGFDNVSYQKGYIEELPFEDESFDVVVSNGVINLSAEKERVFAEASRVLKSGGRLAISDIVSDQELPEGITCDATIWASCIGGAMQIDKYKAAIESPGMRVVFIRENPQYQFLSKSAQGASKKYGVKSISLLAEKL, encoded by the coding sequence ATGAGTACAATTCAAGGAAGAACAGTCAATAAAGAAGAACTCGAAGTAAAGGTGAAAGAGATGTACCGTGAGGTTGCTCAAAATCCACACGGAAACTTTCACTTTGAAACAGGGCGAGGTCTAGCTGAAAAGCTTGGCTACCCGTCGGTTGATTTGGATAAAATTCCTGAGGAAGCGATTGATTCCTTTGCCGGTGTCGGCTATCATTTCGACATCGCCAATATCAAACAGGGTGAGAGGGTCCTGGATTTAGGCAGCGGCTCCAGTATGGATGTGCTTTTCGCCGCCCTGAAAGCAGGGAAAAATGGAAAAGTGGTTGGAATAGATATGACCGATGAACAGTTGAAAAAGGCAGAAGACCTGCGCGACCGATTCGGATTTGATAATGTTTCCTACCAGAAGGGATATATCGAAGAACTGCCCTTTGAAGATGAGAGCTTTGATGTAGTGGTATCAAACGGTGTGATTAACCTTTCTGCGGAGAAAGAAAGGGTGTTTGCGGAAGCCAGTCGGGTACTTAAAAGTGGCGGGCGCCTGGCGATCTCCGACATAGTATCGGACCAGGAATTGCCTGAGGGAATTACCTGTGATGCCACAATTTGGGCCTCTTGTATCGGCGGAGCTATGCAGATAGATAAATACAAAGCGGCTATTGAATCACCCGGCATGCGCGTTGTTTTTATCAGGGAGAATCCCCAATATCAATTTCTTTCGAAATCTGCACAGGGAGCAAGTAAAAAATACGGGGTTAAAAGCATTTCGCTGCTTGCTGAAAAATTATAG
- the nifA gene encoding nif-specific transcriptional activator NifA, whose protein sequence is MMVEVDTKVLELTTIYEVSKVLTSTLDLKKSLDSVMNILDKFLDMKYGTVVFYNRDTGELSTFVALGIAEEERRLRVYKAGEGIIGKVYKTGSPMILPDIRDELELSKQIKLFDQNQRISSICVPIKTGDKVLGTLGVVFYQGKVSFSMEGGVRILTMVASLIGQAVELSRMVDKEKKTLIEEKIRLQRELKVRHSLENVVGQSNRMKEIYETVHRVAATKATVFLRGESGTGKELIARAIHYNSRRAKGPFIKVNCTALPETLLESELFGHEKGSFTGATNERKGRFELADGGTIFLDEIGDIPVSTQMKLLRVLQERKFERLGSSRTISVDVRIIAATNQDLERAVAQGGFREDLYYRLNVIPIFLPPLRERKEDIPVLVEYFLKKFNEENKKRTRISDEAMELMLEYPWPGNVRQLENSIERLVIMTDEEIVEVDELPYEIRAFDRVVDNQSPSFQQEIKTKNSSLPKTVEEIEKQRIIEALQKCGWVKSRAATLLEISPRQIDYKITKFGIKIRKPWRE, encoded by the coding sequence ATGATGGTAGAAGTGGATACAAAGGTTTTGGAGCTTACCACTATTTACGAGGTAAGCAAGGTTCTTACATCTACGCTAGACCTTAAAAAATCCCTCGATTCGGTGATGAATATTCTTGACAAATTTTTGGATATGAAATACGGCACAGTTGTATTTTACAACCGGGATACAGGGGAGCTTTCTACGTTTGTTGCCCTCGGAATCGCGGAAGAGGAGAGAAGGCTAAGAGTTTATAAGGCAGGAGAGGGAATTATAGGAAAAGTCTATAAAACCGGTTCTCCTATGATCCTGCCCGATATTAGGGATGAACTGGAGCTTAGTAAGCAAATTAAACTCTTCGACCAAAATCAGAGGATTTCATCTATATGCGTCCCGATTAAAACGGGGGATAAAGTATTAGGGACACTTGGCGTGGTGTTTTATCAAGGAAAGGTCTCTTTTTCTATGGAAGGTGGAGTTAGGATTCTTACTATGGTTGCTTCCCTCATAGGCCAGGCGGTGGAGCTTAGTCGCATGGTTGATAAGGAGAAGAAGACGCTCATAGAAGAGAAAATCCGTTTACAACGTGAACTGAAAGTAAGGCATAGTTTGGAAAACGTAGTCGGTCAAAGTAATAGGATGAAAGAAATATACGAGACGGTACATCGTGTGGCTGCTACAAAGGCCACTGTATTTCTAAGGGGTGAAAGCGGGACGGGCAAAGAGCTCATAGCCAGGGCTATCCACTATAACAGCCGCAGGGCTAAAGGCCCTTTCATTAAAGTTAATTGCACGGCGCTTCCGGAAACACTTCTTGAATCCGAGCTTTTCGGACACGAAAAAGGCTCGTTTACCGGGGCAACAAATGAACGCAAGGGCCGGTTTGAGCTGGCCGATGGCGGAACTATTTTCCTCGACGAGATCGGGGATATCCCGGTGTCGACTCAGATGAAACTCCTCCGCGTTCTTCAGGAAAGGAAGTTTGAAAGGCTAGGCAGCTCAAGAACGATCTCCGTGGATGTGCGCATTATTGCCGCGACGAACCAGGACTTGGAGAGGGCCGTTGCCCAGGGAGGTTTTCGAGAAGACCTCTACTACCGGCTTAATGTAATACCGATATTTCTTCCGCCCCTCAGGGAACGAAAGGAGGATATACCGGTGTTGGTGGAATATTTTCTAAAAAAATTTAACGAAGAAAACAAGAAGAGGACCAGAATTTCAGACGAGGCAATGGAATTAATGCTCGAGTATCCCTGGCCGGGGAACGTAAGACAGCTTGAAAACAGTATTGAGAGGCTGGTGATCATGACCGATGAAGAGATTGTGGAGGTAGATGAATTACCCTATGAAATAAGGGCATTCGATAGGGTTGTAGACAATCAATCCCCTTCGTTTCAGCAGGAAATTAAGACTAAGAATTCCTCTCTTCCCAAGACGGTGGAAGAGATAGAAAAACAGCGAATCATAGAAGCACTCCAGAAATGCGGCTGGGTCAAATCACGCGCGGCTACACTACTGGAAATCTCCCCCCGGCAGATTGACTACAAAATAACGAAGTTCGGGATCAAGATCAGAAAACCCTGGCGGGAGTAG
- a CDS encoding 3',5'-cyclic-nucleotide phosphodiesterase, with translation MRIFVLGCGGSRGISSRPTAFLVDDKLLLDCGSVTEVLDSKDCARIDNILITHSHIDHIGDLPFLAELTFDLRTAPVNVYGIKETIDSISSHILNGHIWPNFSKIPNLKESKLTYKTLDPFQKKTIGGYSVMPIPVNHTIPTVGYLIDDGKKAFAFTGDTYITDSFWQNVQRSERLRAVIIETSFPNSLEEVARITGHLTPRLLHDEIKKLNRNDVKVYISHVKPLYKKELVKELKSLSKESPLTVLEDGMEIRL, from the coding sequence TTGAGAATTTTCGTTCTAGGTTGTGGAGGGAGCAGAGGAATAAGTTCAAGACCCACGGCATTCCTGGTTGATGACAAACTGCTTCTTGACTGCGGCTCGGTTACAGAGGTACTCGACTCGAAAGATTGTGCTCGAATAGACAACATACTGATTACTCATTCACATATCGACCATATTGGCGACCTGCCTTTTCTGGCGGAGCTGACCTTTGATTTGAGAACCGCGCCGGTGAACGTTTATGGCATAAAAGAAACTATCGATAGCATATCCTCCCATATATTGAATGGGCATATTTGGCCGAACTTCTCCAAGATTCCTAATTTGAAAGAGTCGAAACTTACCTATAAGACCTTGGACCCGTTTCAAAAGAAGACGATCGGAGGGTATAGCGTTATGCCCATTCCGGTAAATCACACCATCCCTACCGTAGGCTATCTGATAGACGACGGGAAAAAGGCTTTTGCGTTTACCGGTGATACCTATATTACCGATTCATTCTGGCAGAATGTTCAAAGAAGCGAGAGACTGCGTGCGGTGATAATAGAAACCTCTTTTCCCAATTCACTGGAAGAGGTAGCCAGGATAACCGGGCATCTCACCCCAAGACTGCTTCACGATGAGATAAAAAAGTTGAATCGGAATGACGTGAAAGTATATATCTCCCATGTTAAGCCCCTTTATAAAAAAGAGCTGGTCAAAGAGTTAAAAAGTTTATCCAAAGAATCACCCCTAACCGTGCTGGAAGATGGGATGGAGATAAGACTTTAG
- a CDS encoding cyclic nucleotide-binding domain-containing protein — protein sequence MITAWFEQSPILASSLISLFVFVVLLLIGWILWSRFRISLGIFYYLFSLFATVWVWASFHNDYGLFKTKDLGLILKWGTAMVVFFGVWFAARVFSTFLWDFYIHEHRKAQVPGLLRSVATVIILIATIMLIAHFVFGKELSGLLVASSVTAGILVFALQDFLGGLIAGITISIEPPFQVGDWVMLGDKEGEVVDINWRATTLRTLANNYLVVPNSIISKEQLINFYKPSKLHALLLQVGVEYGAPPTLVKETLISCALESAGVLAVPRPISRLINFGDFAITYDLKFFIEDHASYQNIQDEVMTRIWYNFRRKGIRIPFPIRDVFIHEAADKKELVEEMNRARIEGFLRRVSIFDPLDERYLKTLAVSGRNWSFGKGERIVKQGEFGNSLFLILQGSASVHVKTSDNGREIVVGNLQEGDFFGEKSLLTGEPRGATVIAETDMEVIEIEKKNLVPILEENPGILEDLSKRLAERQLVNEGFFKEEKKAEEVQAIRNRYASRFLQSMRTFFGL from the coding sequence ATGATCACCGCCTGGTTCGAGCAGTCACCCATATTAGCCTCTTCACTGATTAGTCTATTTGTTTTCGTTGTTCTTCTCTTAATCGGCTGGATTCTCTGGAGCCGTTTCAGAATTAGCTTGGGAATTTTCTATTACCTTTTCTCTCTCTTCGCCACCGTTTGGGTTTGGGCCTCGTTCCACAACGATTACGGTTTATTCAAGACTAAGGACCTGGGTCTAATCCTCAAATGGGGCACAGCTATGGTGGTCTTCTTCGGCGTGTGGTTTGCGGCCAGGGTTTTCTCCACTTTCCTCTGGGACTTTTACATCCATGAACACCGGAAGGCACAGGTGCCGGGGCTACTCCGGAGTGTTGCTACGGTAATAATCCTAATCGCCACCATAATGCTAATTGCTCACTTTGTCTTCGGCAAAGAGCTTTCCGGTCTTCTCGTTGCTTCTAGCGTCACTGCGGGGATACTCGTTTTTGCCCTTCAGGATTTTCTTGGCGGTTTAATCGCCGGCATCACCATTAGCATAGAGCCGCCCTTTCAAGTTGGGGACTGGGTTATGCTCGGAGACAAGGAAGGGGAGGTAGTGGATATAAACTGGCGTGCTACCACCCTTCGGACGCTGGCCAACAATTACCTGGTTGTTCCTAATAGCATCATCTCGAAGGAGCAGTTGATTAATTTCTACAAGCCGTCGAAGCTGCACGCCCTTCTTCTACAAGTGGGTGTCGAATACGGCGCCCCTCCCACCTTGGTAAAGGAGACCCTTATATCATGCGCTCTGGAGAGTGCGGGAGTTCTGGCCGTACCCAGGCCTATATCCCGGCTGATAAACTTTGGAGATTTTGCCATAACCTATGACCTCAAGTTCTTCATCGAGGACCATGCCTCGTACCAGAATATTCAGGATGAAGTGATGACCCGCATCTGGTATAACTTCAGGCGAAAGGGCATCAGGATTCCTTTCCCGATAAGGGATGTGTTTATACACGAGGCGGCGGATAAAAAGGAGCTGGTCGAGGAGATGAATCGGGCCAGGATAGAGGGGTTCCTTCGCCGCGTTAGCATATTCGACCCACTTGATGAAAGGTATCTTAAGACCTTGGCCGTCTCCGGCCGTAACTGGTCTTTCGGAAAGGGTGAGCGTATAGTCAAGCAGGGTGAATTCGGGAACTCTTTATTCCTCATTCTTCAGGGAAGTGCCAGCGTTCACGTGAAGACTTCGGACAACGGCCGGGAGATAGTTGTAGGAAATCTTCAGGAAGGGGACTTTTTTGGTGAGAAGTCCCTCCTCACCGGGGAGCCAAGGGGAGCCACCGTGATTGCCGAGACCGACATGGAGGTAATAGAGATAGAGAAGAAAAATCTAGTCCCGATACTAGAGGAGAATCCGGGTATACTGGAAGACCTAAGTAAACGCCTGGCAGAAAGACAGCTCGTGAACGAGGGATTTTTCAAGGAAGAGAAGAAAGCGGAAGAGGTTCAGGCAATACGCAATCGATATGCATCGCGATTCTTGCAGAGCATGAGGACCTTCTTCGGGCTATAG
- a CDS encoding M48 family metalloprotease codes for MKTPLALLAGIILVSLIACSGMDIGSVTRVVQQTFQAATPLSDEEEYYVGRAVAARILSTYSLLEDRKLTEYVNLVGNTVAVNSDEPYTYGGYHFAVLNSEEINAFACPGGIILITKGMLYATQNEDELAAVLAHEVAHINNRDGVSAIQKARLTEVATLIGKEAAQRYTPAELSQLVTAFEGSIDDVFKTLVVNGYSKTQEYRADEDAITYLKRAGYDPYALKNFLVRLQSQGQGSTGGIMKTHPATSERIARVEKELPSDQFDQSLVQLRAKRFKKAL; via the coding sequence ATGAAAACGCCACTAGCTTTACTTGCAGGGATAATCCTAGTCTCGCTGATTGCATGTTCCGGCATGGATATAGGCAGTGTTACCAGAGTAGTGCAACAGACATTCCAGGCGGCCACGCCCCTTTCCGATGAAGAGGAATATTATGTGGGACGCGCGGTGGCGGCGAGGATACTTTCGACATATTCCCTTTTGGAGGATAGAAAACTCACTGAATATGTCAATCTGGTGGGAAACACGGTGGCGGTGAACTCGGATGAGCCATATACATACGGCGGATATCACTTTGCTGTTCTTAATTCAGAAGAGATAAACGCATTTGCTTGTCCCGGTGGGATTATATTGATAACAAAGGGCATGCTCTACGCAACGCAGAATGAAGACGAACTGGCGGCAGTCTTGGCTCATGAGGTTGCGCATATAAACAACCGGGACGGCGTCTCGGCTATACAGAAGGCTCGTCTGACCGAAGTTGCTACCCTGATCGGTAAAGAGGCGGCTCAGAGATATACACCTGCGGAACTATCACAACTGGTGACAGCCTTCGAGGGTTCTATAGACGACGTATTCAAGACATTGGTGGTCAATGGTTATAGCAAGACCCAGGAGTATAGAGCCGATGAAGATGCAATTACTTATCTAAAGAGAGCCGGATATGACCCTTACGCATTGAAGAACTTCCTAGTCCGTCTGCAAAGTCAGGGGCAGGGATCGACCGGGGGTATAATGAAAACCCATCCGGCCACTTCTGAAAGAATAGCCAGGGTTGAAAAAGAGCTGCCGTCCGACCAATTTGACCAATCTCTTGTTCAGTTAAGGGCGAAGAGATTCAAGAAGGCTTTGTAA
- a CDS encoding adenylate/guanylate cyclase domain-containing protein — protein sequence MKDIRNADISLLNRQVTKIVVLSISSFILSLLIFLSGVLREFEFQAYDLFSRQLNPSRPYSEKIVIVEVDQESIDALSEQGINWPWPRQVYAPIIEYVSQADALFIDILFTEPSSYGEEDDRILAEAMKKASNVYLPVFLSQKEEIMSPTDEDFIKSISVRNVTWPIWAYNSVITPLDVFKSSVAGAGNVTISPDKDGVYRRVPLLFGLKEYVIPNFVLSHIIKQARVKIEQNSVFVDETKVPLTDGTLMLRYYRDRNPFQVFSASQILSSYLRSAASEDPGIKKEFFRGKIVFLGLTAAGLYDLKPTATSSVSTGVLIHATTLDNIVSSNFVSPLNGIFVLAFMLLISFFISYSVLRSYSLLKNLSLFIASLVVVLIILAILFRESVYMDIIPPITSLILSFLVSVAYSYATEGRQRLFLRATFSQYMDKKIADYIIENPSLIKPGGQVRRVTVFFADLAGFTSFAEVTSAEKVAVILHSVLNSLTEVLIGNQGVIDKYIGDSVMAFWGAPFDTDKDEVNACLSALQCLKALDEINEGLRADGFSGLKVRIGIHTGEAIAGNIGSDRLFHYTVIGDTVNLASRLESANKFFKTSIIVSENTIIGTDDIFYKRELGSIAVKGKQLPVKIYELVGEKGNIESERQGLLSVFQQGMSLYKDKKWPEAAQVFEGLLRQYPEDGPAQFYKRRCEYMISNPHLTEDWDVIKFTEK from the coding sequence ATCAAAGATATTAGGAACGCTGATATTAGCTTATTAAATCGTCAAGTTACAAAAATAGTAGTACTTTCCATCTCCTCTTTTATTCTTTCCCTCCTAATCTTTCTTTCCGGCGTTCTGAGGGAATTTGAGTTTCAGGCTTACGACCTGTTCTCAAGACAGCTCAATCCATCAAGGCCTTACTCTGAAAAAATAGTCATCGTCGAGGTTGACCAGGAGAGTATCGATGCTTTGAGCGAACAGGGCATTAATTGGCCCTGGCCCAGGCAGGTCTACGCCCCGATAATAGAGTATGTATCCCAGGCGGATGCCCTATTCATAGACATTCTGTTTACCGAACCTTCATCATACGGCGAGGAAGACGACAGGATCCTGGCAGAGGCCATGAAAAAAGCCTCGAACGTTTATCTGCCCGTTTTCCTATCTCAGAAAGAGGAGATTATGAGCCCAACTGATGAGGATTTTATCAAATCCATATCGGTGAGGAACGTAACCTGGCCTATTTGGGCGTACAACTCCGTTATTACTCCTCTAGACGTTTTTAAAAGCTCTGTTGCCGGAGCGGGAAACGTCACCATCTCTCCGGACAAGGACGGGGTTTATAGAAGAGTTCCACTTTTATTCGGGTTAAAAGAATACGTCATCCCCAATTTTGTATTGAGTCATATCATAAAGCAGGCTAGGGTCAAAATAGAACAAAATTCCGTTTTTGTTGATGAAACAAAGGTACCGTTAACCGATGGTACGCTTATGCTCAGATACTATAGGGATAGAAATCCCTTCCAGGTTTTCTCGGCCTCCCAGATACTGAGCTCATATCTAAGAAGCGCCGCATCTGAAGACCCGGGGATTAAAAAGGAGTTTTTCAGGGGGAAAATCGTATTCCTAGGGCTCACAGCGGCTGGTTTATACGACCTAAAGCCGACGGCGACCTCTTCGGTGTCAACCGGTGTGCTGATTCATGCAACCACTCTTGATAATATTGTCAGTAGTAATTTTGTAAGCCCCTTAAATGGAATTTTTGTGCTCGCTTTTATGTTGCTGATCTCGTTTTTTATCAGCTATTCCGTCTTGAGGAGTTATTCCCTTCTTAAAAATCTTTCACTGTTTATAGCATCCCTGGTGGTAGTGCTTATAATCCTGGCAATCCTATTCAGGGAATCCGTTTACATGGATATCATTCCGCCTATTACTTCCCTGATACTCAGTTTTCTGGTGTCGGTTGCGTATAGCTATGCTACCGAGGGTAGACAGAGGCTTTTCCTTAGGGCGACTTTCTCCCAGTATATGGACAAGAAGATTGCCGATTACATCATAGAAAACCCATCTCTCATAAAACCGGGCGGGCAGGTAAGACGTGTCACCGTATTTTTTGCCGACCTGGCCGGGTTCACCTCGTTTGCCGAGGTTACGTCCGCGGAGAAGGTAGCAGTTATACTGCATTCGGTATTGAATTCTCTGACCGAGGTGCTGATAGGAAATCAGGGGGTGATAGACAAATATATCGGGGACTCGGTCATGGCATTCTGGGGTGCACCGTTCGATACGGACAAGGACGAGGTAAACGCCTGCCTCTCTGCCCTTCAGTGCCTTAAGGCTCTCGATGAAATCAACGAGGGTCTCCGTGCAGATGGATTCTCCGGGTTAAAGGTCAGGATAGGGATACATACCGGCGAAGCTATTGCCGGAAATATTGGAAGCGATAGATTATTCCATTACACGGTCATCGGTGATACGGTAAATCTGGCATCCAGGCTGGAATCGGCTAATAAGTTTTTCAAGACCAGCATAATAGTGAGCGAGAATACTATTATCGGGACAGACGATATTTTTTATAAAAGGGAGCTAGGCTCGATAGCGGTAAAGGGAAAGCAGTTACCGGTAAAAATATACGAACTGGTCGGTGAGAAAGGGAATATAGAATCGGAGAGACAGGGGCTTTTGAGCGTCTTCCAGCAGGGTATGTCGCTTTATAAGGATAAGAAATGGCCGGAAGCGGCTCAGGTATTCGAGGGTTTACTCAGGCAATACCCGGAAGACGGGCCCGCCCAATTTTACAAGAGAAGGTGTGAATACATGATATCTAACCCCCACTTGACAGAGGACTGGGATGTTATAAAGTTTACTGAGAAATAG
- a CDS encoding sulfite oxidase-like oxidoreductase gives MAETKKEVDMNEVDEKKQIVSPTVTHMKRIPPGQVITHKFPVYDIAPRPVFNQEKWRFVVGGEVKQQRTLTWAEFLSLPKVEVLADFHCVTRWSKQNMLWEGVSTKTIYDLVEPNPQAKYLMIHCMEGYTANLPLEDFLREDCLFAYNLNGKPLEPEHGFPLRLVIPQLYAWKSAKYVCGVEFMLEDKPGYWELRGYHIHGDPWLEERFWEEDMKAWEIRRKAKENK, from the coding sequence GTGGCGGAAACTAAAAAGGAAGTGGATATGAACGAGGTAGATGAAAAAAAGCAAATCGTAAGCCCAACCGTTACCCACATGAAAAGAATTCCACCGGGTCAGGTTATAACCCACAAATTCCCGGTTTATGACATAGCGCCAAGGCCGGTGTTTAATCAAGAGAAGTGGCGTTTCGTGGTTGGCGGTGAAGTTAAGCAGCAAAGAACGCTCACCTGGGCTGAATTCCTGAGCCTTCCCAAAGTGGAGGTGCTTGCTGATTTTCACTGTGTAACTAGGTGGTCTAAGCAGAATATGCTGTGGGAGGGTGTAAGCACCAAAACCATCTACGACCTGGTCGAGCCTAATCCCCAAGCTAAATACCTCATGATTCACTGCATGGAGGGTTACACGGCTAATCTACCCTTGGAGGACTTTTTGAGGGAAGATTGTCTTTTCGCATACAATCTAAACGGCAAGCCGCTCGAGCCTGAACACGGCTTTCCGCTCAGGCTGGTTATCCCCCAGCTTTACGCCTGGAAAAGCGCCAAATATGTGTGTGGAGTGGAATTCATGCTGGAAGATAAACCGGGCTACTGGGAGTTAAGGGGTTATCACATTCATGGCGACCCCTGGCTAGAGGAGAGATTCTGGGAGGAGGACATGAAGGCCTGGGAGATAAGAAGGAAGGCTAAAGAGAATAAGTGA
- a CDS encoding SDR family oxidoreductase — protein sequence MSGELVVVTGAGKGIGREVALEFAREGAILAICARTNEGLKTVKREIEENGGRVYASVCDVGDEAQVGGFIKGLSEVSGKINVLVNNAGVAFLGPVSDFETSKWEETLRVNLTGAFLVTKHSLRLMGKGSHIFNISSIASKTGFPNWSAYCASKFGLLGFTNSLREELRDMGIKVTAVLPGPTDTPLWDGLPGDWDRKKMIDAKDVAKMIVNIYKQPKETLTEEVVILPSSGIF from the coding sequence ATGAGCGGGGAGTTGGTAGTTGTCACTGGCGCTGGGAAGGGAATAGGCAGGGAAGTCGCTCTGGAGTTTGCCCGGGAAGGAGCCATCCTTGCCATTTGCGCCAGAACTAACGAGGGGTTAAAGACAGTAAAAAGGGAAATAGAAGAGAATGGGGGCAGGGTATATGCCTCCGTTTGCGACGTCGGGGATGAAGCTCAGGTTGGTGGGTTTATAAAAGGTCTTTCCGAGGTTAGCGGGAAGATAAACGTGCTGGTAAACAATGCCGGGGTAGCCTTCCTTGGTCCCGTTTCCGACTTTGAGACATCTAAGTGGGAAGAGACACTTAGAGTCAATCTAACCGGGGCTTTCCTTGTTACCAAACATTCTCTTAGATTAATGGGGAAGGGAAGTCATATATTCAATATCTCTTCAATTGCCTCTAAGACTGGTTTTCCTAATTGGTCTGCCTATTGTGCCTCAAAGTTTGGTCTTCTGGGTTTTACCAATTCACTCAGGGAAGAGCTTAGGGATATGGGAATCAAGGTCACTGCCGTATTGCCCGGTCCAACTGATACACCGCTCTGGGACGGTCTTCCGGGGGATTGGGACAGGAAAAAGATGATTGACGCCAAGGACGTAGCAAAAATGATAGTGAATATATACAAGCAGCCAAAAGAGACGCTTACCGAGGAGGTGGTCATCTTGCCGTCGTCCGGGATATTTTGA
- the folE gene encoding GTP cyclohydrolase I FolE, with the protein MSIESAVKEILTAIGEDPDRQGLKDTPGRISRMYKELTSGYRLSPRELVNGAIFDEKYDEMVIVRDIEFYSLCEHHLLPFFGKCHVAYVPNGKIIGLSKIPRIVEVFSRRLQVQERMTVQIADFLSDILNPEGIGVVAEAYHLCMAMRGVKKAEANMLTSSMRGVFKEDERTRSEFLRLIGKQV; encoded by the coding sequence ATGAGCATCGAGAGTGCAGTAAAGGAAATTCTTACCGCGATCGGGGAGGACCCGGATCGACAGGGACTGAAGGATACACCTGGACGGATTTCCAGGATGTATAAGGAATTAACATCGGGTTATAGGCTATCACCAAGGGAATTGGTGAACGGTGCGATTTTTGATGAAAAGTATGATGAAATGGTGATAGTGAGGGACATAGAGTTCTATAGTCTGTGTGAACATCATTTGTTGCCATTTTTCGGAAAATGCCACGTGGCCTATGTCCCTAACGGAAAAATCATCGGGCTTAGCAAAATCCCCCGTATAGTGGAGGTATTTTCCCGAAGGCTTCAGGTTCAGGAAAGGATGACCGTCCAGATTGCCGATTTTCTGAGCGATATATTGAACCCGGAGGGCATCGGCGTGGTTGCAGAGGCTTATCATCTCTGCATGGCCATGAGGGGCGTTAAAAAGGCAGAGGCGAACATGCTGACAAGCTCGATGAGAGGGGTTTTCAAAGAGGATGAAAGGACTAGGTCGGAGTTTCTGAGGCTGATAGGCAAGCAGGTATGA
- a CDS encoding 6-carboxytetrahydropterin synthase, with protein MMIREICTLAKIYHFSSAHRLHSAKFSEEENRRIFGKCNNPRGHGHDYYVEVKVSGRIDPETGMIINLSELDGLMKDIIEELDHTRLDVEVPYFREFQPSGENIVKYIWLKLQPRLKEAKLRHLKLWETPDNYFEYFEEEE; from the coding sequence ATGATGATAAGAGAGATATGCACGTTGGCTAAGATCTATCATTTCTCCTCCGCTCACCGGCTCCATTCGGCCAAATTCTCCGAGGAGGAAAATCGCCGTATTTTCGGAAAATGCAATAATCCCAGGGGGCACGGACACGATTACTATGTGGAGGTAAAGGTTTCCGGAAGAATAGACCCGGAAACGGGGATGATAATAAACCTTTCCGAGTTAGATGGACTCATGAAGGATATAATAGAGGAGCTGGACCATACCCGGCTTGACGTCGAAGTACCTTATTTCAGGGAGTTCCAACCTTCTGGGGAAAACATAGTAAAATACATCTGGCTCAAGCTTCAGCCCAGGTTGAAAGAGGCCAAACTCCGTCATCTGAAGCTCTGGGAGACACCGGATAACTACTTTGAGTATTTCGAGGAGGAAGAATAG
- a CDS encoding 6-carboxytetrahydropterin synthase — protein sequence MGYKTLLTKRIDFAASHRYWNPKWSDEKNKAVFGKCTSPYGHGHNYVLEVTIEGDVDPDTGMIINLYDLKPMINDVLKDFDHKYLNEDNPHFKDLIPTTENIARVLWDSMEKKLEEKTDCRLYRIRLYETPDLYVDYRRER from the coding sequence GTGGGATACAAGACCCTTCTTACAAAGAGAATAGATTTCGCTGCATCTCATCGTTATTGGAATCCCAAGTGGAGCGATGAAAAGAACAAGGCTGTTTTCGGCAAATGCACCAGCCCGTACGGTCATGGCCACAATTACGTCCTAGAGGTTACCATAGAGGGTGATGTTGACCCGGATACCGGAATGATAATTAACCTTTATGATTTGAAGCCCATGATTAATGATGTCTTGAAGGATTTTGACCACAAATATCTGAATGAGGATAATCCACACTTTAAGGACTTAATTCCTACTACCGAGAATATAGCTCGGGTGCTTTGGGATTCCATGGAAAAGAAGCTCGAAGAAAAAACCGACTGCCGGCTCTATCGAATAAGGCTCTATGAGACGCCTGATCTTTATGTGGATTACCGGAGGGAGCGATGA